In one Juglans regia cultivar Chandler chromosome 11, Walnut 2.0, whole genome shotgun sequence genomic region, the following are encoded:
- the LOC108980317 gene encoding magnesium-dependent phosphatase 1-like, whose translation MEEDDKVKNEALQIINLHQNLPRLVVFDLDHTFWPFYCECCYEDDEPYLYPQARGIFYALKDSGMNVAIASRSPTPDIAKKFLDKLGIQSMFVALEIFASQTHKTDHFQRIQRSTGVPFTSMLFFDDEDRNIQAVSKMGVTSILVGDGVNLGVLRHGLSEFSQMSGTQNHLAGASRIESPSGVESCMALKVE comes from the exons ATGGAGGAAGACGATAAGGTGAAGAACGAGGCACTGCAGATAATCAATCTCCACCAAAATCTTCCTCGCCTAGTTGTCTTCGATCTCGATCATACTTTCTGGCCTTTCTattg TGAGTGCTGCTATGAGGATGACGAGCCATATCTGTATCCACAGGCCAGGGGCATATTCTATGCACTTAAGGATAGTGGAATGAACGTGGCTATTGCTTCTAGATCGCCAACTCCTGATATAGCCAAAAAATTTCTAGATAAATTGGGTATCCAATCCATGTTTGTGGCCCTG GAAATTTTTGCCAGTCAGACTCACAAAACAGATCATTTCCAAAGAATTCAAAGAAGTACCGGGGTACCTTTCACTTCAATGCTCTTCTTTGATGATGAAGATAGGAATATTCAAGCG GTATCAAAAATGGGCGTAACAAGCATATTGGTCGGCGATGGGGTAAACCTTGGAGTTTTGAGGCATGGACTATCAGAATTTTCTCAGATGTCAGGGACTCAAAATCATCTAGCAGGGGCAAGCAGAATTGAATCTCCCTCTGGTGTGGAGTCATGTATGGCCTTGAAAGTGGAATGA
- the LOC108980325 gene encoding protein ecdysoneless homolog: MAASSESDILSNQNSRLPDDTVFYAIFPDFSLNSNPTPDLSSSLQSLHLQILQTISSFTTDYLWQHEPFALSLSSLPKPSCFCSSHLPHLHGKLRFGDNLDDEWFAVFLLFHISTSFPSLSIRVWDTDGEFLLIEAAFHLPRWLNPENSLNRVFIRQGHLHIVPKYRIPSPTLEDSLRFIFNRGEESRASETIQSSVKNRISDYPERATRNMHSVRVRVPVSVAQVLKHEPCLISLAVEGFYDRDIDAMKHAGRMERFLPKGREEELVCVSVKMSRAMYAQLVQQTFQAPKCYPMPNRTDAAAYAEAELGLKIACGLEMIYQLRKREGLEGKGSTWEAYRESLESSGYFQGLLPGSKEYQRLIDNAEEYYRNSYLFTRASEMLSAPVRRIDEILALPHSADNFSCQEVPPSDDDTWLYNGEDELNSALLERQKEMDLYNSKRKKKQKGQEDTDHSSSSNLDEAALGDIAKTMQAFVHKVSSYKGAEVPENRNLKEVDLNVDRFIKDIESVMKRQGFENAGSDVDVEGSSSDFDLDDSEDESDIAEPSEDNKDGEDTFMHSYSDVMNEELKTTTLEKSFVRANEQAQKKAEGKSNAAENMDEDFTPVDVDVNLVKSFLDSFSSQQGLPGPASNLLGLMGVKLPRNDDKKGGE, translated from the exons CCAGACTTCTCACTGAACTCCAATCCTACCCCTGatctctcctcctccctccaATCCCTCCACCTCCAAATCCTCCAAACTATCTCTTCCTTCACCACCGACTACCTATGGCAGCACGAGCCCttcgctctctcactctcttccCTCCCTAAACCATCCTGCTTCTGCTCCTCCCATCTCCCCCACCTCCACGGCAAGCTCCGCTTCGGCGACAACCTCGACGACGAGTGGTTCGCCGTGTTCCTCCTCTTCCATATTTCAACGAGCTTCCCCTCCCTCTCGATCCGAGTCTGGGACACCGACGGCGAGTTCTTGCTCATCGAGGCCGCATTCCACCTGCCCCGCTGGCTCAACCCCGAGAACAGCCTCAACCGCGTCTTTATTCGGCAGGGCCATCTCCATATCGTTCCCAAGTACCGGATTCCGAGCCCAACCCTGGAAGACTCCCTGAGATTCATCTTCAATCGCGGCGAAGAATCGAGGGCGTCGGAGACGATTCAGTCCTCGGTGAAGAATAGAATATCAGATTATCCGGAGAGAGCCACGAGGAACATGCATTccgttagggttagggttccaGTGTCCGTGGCGCAGGTCTTGAAGCACGAGCCCTGCTTGATTTCCCTGGCGGTGGAGGGGTTCTACGATCGCGACATCGACGCCATGAAGCACGCGGGGAGAATGGAGAGATTCTTGCCCaaaggaagagaggaagagcTGGTCTGCGTTTCGGTGAAGATGTCAAGGGCAATGTACGCTCAATTGGTGCAACAGACCTTTCAGGCACCCAAGTGTTACCCTATGCCTAATAGGACCGATGCAGCCGCGTATGCAGAGGCCGAATTGGGGCTGAAGATCGCCTGCGGGCTTGAGATGATATATCAGCTGAGAAAGCGGGAGGGTTTGGAGGGGAAGGGGAGCACATGGGAGGCTTATAGGGAGAGTTTGGAGAGCAGTGGTTACTTTCAAGGGTTACTTCCCGGGTCCAAGGAGTATCAGAGGTTGATTGACAATGCGGAGGAATATTACCGAAACAGTTATTTGTTCACGAGGGCCAG TGAAATGTTGAGTGCTCCAGTAAGACGAATCGATGAAATACTTGCTTTACCCCACTCAGCTGATAATTTTAGCTGTCAGGAGGTTCCTCcttctgatgatgatacttGGCTTTACAATGGAGAAGATGAGTTAAACTCTGCTCTTCTTGAGAGGCAAAAGGAGATGGACCTCTATAATTCAAAACGTAAAAAGAAACAGAAGGGACAGGAAGATACTGATCATTCTTCCAGTTCGAATCTAGATGAGGCCGCTCTTGGTGATATAGCAAAAACCATGCAGGCTTTTGTCCATAAGGTGTCAAGTTACAAGGGAGCTGAGGTTCCTGAAAACAG GAACCTAAAAGAAGTGGACCTTAATGTTGACCGTTTCATTAAAGACATCGAATCAGTAATGAAGCGCCAAGGTTTTGAAAATGCTGGCAGTGATGTTGATGTAGAAGGGTCGTCATCTGACTTTGATTTGG ATGACTCCGAGGATGAGAGTGATATTGCAGAACCTTCCGAGGATAATAAGGATGGGGAGGATACTTTCATGCATTCCTATTCTGATGTTATGAATGAAGAGTTGAAGACCACCACCCTTGAGAAAAGTTTTGTTCGTGCTAATGAGCAAGCACAAAAGAAAGCTGAG GGAAAATCAAATGCGGCAGAAAATATGGATGAGGATTTCACTCCTGTGGATGTTGATGTGAATCTTGTAAAGAGCTTTCTTGACTCCTTTTCGTCCCAACAAGGACTTCCTGGTCCTGCTTCCAATTTGCTTGGGCTCATGGGTGTGAAGCTGCCACGCAATGATGACAAGAAGGGTGGTGAATGA
- the LOC108980323 gene encoding uncharacterized protein LOC108980323, which translates to MAVSFTRFSWRLWSGKEKEPVSNGSSLNSSFEWGFGLREPETVKFPSVKGTKITAPHRKVKRKWQSREQRRIDREFDAEVVPSDGVCLSGSESDDPDWSIGWFEPHGPGFESDDGLAVLVPSYRPGCKKVMEGSSNHLFSAIKNLSHEFSPEGMAKLLSSLQNFEI; encoded by the exons ATGGCTGTCTCTTTCACTCGTTTTTCGTGGCGGTTATGGTCCGGGAAAGAGAAAGAGCCCGTCTCAAATGGGTCTTCCCTGAATTCTTCATTTGAATGGGGGTTTGGTCTGAGGGAACCTGAGACCGTAAAGTTTCCTTCTGTGAAGGGGACCAAGATAACCGCCCCTCATAGGAAGGTTAAGAGGAAATGGCAGAGTAGGGAACAGAGAAGAATTGACAGGGAGTTTGACGCGGAGGTGGTGCCATCTGATGGTGTCTGTCTGTCAGGATCTGAATCCGATGACCCAGACTGGTCCATCGGATGGTTTGAGCCTCATGGACCTGGTTTTGAGAGTGATGATGGTTTAGCTGTGCTGGTTCCAAGCTATAGACCGGGTTGCAAGAAGGTAATGGAGGGCTCAAGTAACCATCTTTTCAGTGCCATCAAGAACCTCTCACATGAGTTTTCTCCTG AGGGCATGGCAAAGTTGCTTTCTTCTCTTCAGAACTTTGAGATCTAG